A part of Chloroflexota bacterium genomic DNA contains:
- a CDS encoding HAMP domain-containing protein has product MRLRWKLTLSYTLVTAGAILLIEIGLLAVAAFLLTRADALPRILVPILSDATAELAPALEATPPHRAALETWLEVLVKEGRLARPDQDGLKLNLNPASLQWAVVTDAQGEFVAAYPQPPCGQGKALAACLPPEALTLTGRALAGERNSGQLSFADEQGLYAAAPITDAAGHTVGVLLLRIAWPASLRQWPREVVGTLLPSAALITLFAALIGTLFGFLTARGLTRRLTALTAAADAWSRGDFSAQVRDPSPDELGALARRLNRMAEQLENLVHSRQALAALEERNRLARDLHDAVKQQVFAAGMQLAAARRLLPQQPEAAQDAVAQADALIRQAQQELTALIQELRPAALQNKGLVATLREHLEAWASQTGIAADFRVQHEQRLPLETAQALLRVAQEALANTARHSRARHVRVRLTWSENAVRLTVEDDGQGFDAAAVQGQGLGLTSMAERVQTLGGHLEVVTRPGGGTRIEATIPLTPP; this is encoded by the coding sequence ATGCGACTACGCTGGAAACTCACCCTTTCCTATACCCTGGTTACGGCCGGCGCTATCCTGCTGATCGAAATTGGGCTGCTGGCCGTCGCCGCCTTCCTGCTGACCCGCGCCGATGCCCTGCCGCGCATCCTGGTGCCTATCCTGAGCGACGCCACGGCAGAACTGGCCCCTGCCCTGGAAGCCACGCCCCCTCACCGCGCCGCGCTGGAAACCTGGCTGGAAGTTCTGGTCAAAGAAGGGCGCCTGGCGCGGCCAGACCAGGACGGCCTCAAACTCAACCTGAACCCCGCCAGCCTGCAATGGGCCGTTGTCACCGACGCGCAAGGGGAATTTGTCGCTGCCTATCCCCAACCACCCTGCGGCCAGGGGAAAGCGTTGGCCGCCTGCCTGCCCCCGGAAGCCCTGACGCTGACGGGGCGCGCCCTGGCAGGGGAGCGAAACAGCGGGCAACTCAGTTTTGCCGACGAGCAGGGATTATACGCCGCGGCCCCCATCACCGACGCCGCCGGCCATACAGTGGGTGTGCTTTTGCTACGCATCGCCTGGCCGGCCTCGCTGCGGCAATGGCCGCGCGAGGTGGTGGGCACCTTGTTACCCAGCGCGGCGCTCATCACCCTGTTTGCCGCGCTCATCGGCACGCTGTTCGGCTTCCTCACCGCCCGCGGCCTGACTCGCCGCCTGACCGCCCTCACCGCCGCAGCCGACGCCTGGAGCCGCGGCGACTTTTCCGCCCAGGTGCGCGACCCTTCCCCCGACGAACTCGGCGCGCTGGCACGGCGGCTCAACCGCATGGCCGAGCAACTGGAAAACCTCGTCCACAGCCGGCAGGCGCTGGCCGCCCTGGAAGAACGCAACCGCCTGGCGCGTGACCTTCACGACGCGGTCAAGCAACAAGTGTTCGCTGCGGGCATGCAACTGGCCGCGGCCCGCCGCTTGCTTCCCCAGCAGCCCGAAGCCGCCCAAGACGCGGTAGCCCAGGCCGACGCGCTCATCCGGCAGGCCCAGCAGGAACTGACCGCGCTGATTCAAGAACTCCGCCCTGCCGCCCTGCAAAACAAAGGGCTGGTCGCCACCCTGCGGGAGCACCTCGAAGCGTGGGCAAGCCAAACGGGCATCGCCGCCGACTTCCGGGTGCAGCACGAACAACGGCTGCCGCTGGAAACCGCGCAGGCGCTGCTGCGAGTGGCTCAGGAAGCCCTTGCCAACACAGCCAGGCACAGCCGCGCGCGGCACGTGCGGGTGCGCCTCACATGGAGCGAGAACGCCGTGCGCCTGACGGTGGAAGACGACGGGCAAGGCTTCGACGCGGCCGCAGTGCAGGGGCAGGGCCTGGGGCTGACCAGCATGGCCGAACGCGTCCAGACCCTCGGCGGGCACCTGGAAGTCGTTACCCGCCCCGGCGGCGGCACTCGCATCGAAGCCACCATTCCCCTGACGCCACCCTGA
- a CDS encoding response regulator transcription factor: MPEPITVIIVDDHRVVRQGVRAFLETYPDITVVAEAASGQEAVQLAARHAPDVMLMDLVMPGMDGVEATRAVKRISPRTQVIVLTSYHEDEHIFPAIRGGAISYLLKDVAPEDLADAVRKAARGEAVLHPRVAARLVQELHAARETPSSLIPSPFAELTERELEVLRLVAQGMSNAAIAEQLVISERTVKSHVSNILSKLHLSDRTQAAVYAWRKGLMTDPPAGES; this comes from the coding sequence ATGCCCGAACCCATCACCGTGATTATCGTGGACGACCACCGCGTGGTGCGCCAGGGCGTGCGCGCCTTCCTGGAAACCTACCCCGACATCACCGTCGTTGCCGAGGCCGCCTCGGGACAAGAAGCCGTGCAACTCGCCGCCCGCCATGCCCCCGACGTCATGCTGATGGACCTGGTCATGCCGGGCATGGATGGCGTCGAAGCCACCCGCGCCGTCAAACGCATAAGCCCGCGCACGCAGGTGATCGTGCTCACCTCCTACCACGAAGACGAGCACATCTTCCCTGCAATTCGCGGCGGGGCCATCTCGTACCTGCTCAAAGACGTCGCGCCGGAAGATCTGGCCGATGCCGTGCGCAAAGCCGCGCGAGGGGAAGCCGTGCTGCACCCCCGCGTGGCCGCCCGTTTGGTCCAGGAACTCCACGCCGCTCGCGAAACGCCTTCTTCCCTCATCCCCTCCCCTTTTGCCGAACTGACCGAACGGGAACTGGAAGTCCTCCGCCTGGTGGCGCAGGGCATGAGCAACGCGGCCATCGCCGAGCAACTGGTCATCAGCGAGCGCACGGTCAAGAGCCACGTCAGCAACATTCTGAGCAAACTGCACCTTTCCGACCGCACGCAGGCGGCGGTTTACGCCTGGCGAAAAGGGTTGATGACCGACCCGCCCGCCGGCGAAAGTTGA
- the hypE gene encoding hydrogenase expression/formation protein HypE, translated as MLREKGAPMTRQEHITLAHGAGGQMTARLIREVFADAFHNETLARLNDAAVLSLPHGEGRLAFSTDGHVVQPLFFPGGDIGELAVFGTVNDLAMMGARPLWLAASFIIEAGFPVADLRRVAESMARAAARAGVQLVAGDTKVVEKGKADGLYISVAGVGWIPAGVTVEAGQASPGDVVLVNAPIAAHGMAVMLQREGLHLESDLESDAAPLNEIVMALLDAAPHTHTLRDATRGGLATVLHEIARAAGVGILLREADVPVNPAAADACALLGLDPLYVANEGVFVAFVPPAEAEAALVALHAHPLGRQARAVGEVLAEPVGQVVLETRLGARRLLPPLGGNLLPRIC; from the coding sequence ATGTTGCGCGAGAAAGGAGCCCCGATGACACGCCAAGAGCACATCACCCTGGCCCACGGTGCTGGGGGACAGATGACAGCCCGTTTGATTCGTGAAGTGTTTGCGGATGCGTTCCACAATGAAACGCTGGCGCGGCTCAACGACGCGGCGGTGTTGTCGCTGCCCCACGGGGAGGGGCGACTGGCTTTCAGTACGGACGGCCACGTGGTGCAGCCGCTTTTCTTCCCCGGCGGCGATATTGGTGAACTGGCCGTTTTTGGCACGGTCAACGACCTGGCAATGATGGGCGCGCGGCCGCTGTGGCTGGCGGCTTCTTTCATTATCGAGGCAGGTTTCCCCGTGGCCGACCTGCGGCGGGTGGCGGAAAGCATGGCGCGCGCTGCAGCACGCGCCGGTGTGCAACTGGTGGCTGGCGACACCAAAGTCGTGGAAAAAGGCAAGGCCGATGGGCTTTATATCAGTGTGGCCGGCGTGGGGTGGATTCCGGCTGGGGTGACTGTGGAAGCAGGGCAGGCAAGCCCCGGCGACGTGGTGTTGGTCAATGCCCCCATTGCCGCCCACGGTATGGCGGTGATGTTGCAGCGGGAAGGCCTGCACCTGGAAAGCGATTTGGAGAGCGACGCTGCCCCTTTGAATGAGATCGTGATGGCTTTGCTGGATGCCGCCCCGCACACCCATACGCTGCGCGATGCCACGCGCGGCGGCCTTGCCACGGTGCTCCACGAGATTGCGCGCGCGGCGGGGGTGGGCATCTTGTTGCGCGAGGCCGACGTGCCGGTGAACCCCGCGGCCGCCGATGCCTGTGCGCTCTTGGGGCTGGACCCGCTCTATGTTGCCAATGAAGGGGTGTTTGTGGCCTTTGTGCCCCCTGCTGAGGCAGAGGCTGCCCTCGTCGCCCTGCATGCCCATCCCCTGGGGCGGCAGGCGCGCGCCGTTGGCGAGGTGCTGGCCGAGCCGGTGGGGCAGGTTGTGCTGGAAACGCGGCTGGGCGCGCGCCGTTTGCTGCCGCCTTTGGGCGGCAATTTATTGCCGCGCATTTGCTAA
- a CDS encoding DUF2892 domain-containing protein, which yields MKTNESLLDRIIRVVLGVVLVVIAYLGVLTGAWQWVAYVVGAIALITGIVGFCPLYAVFGFQTKK from the coding sequence ATGAAGACCAATGAATCGTTGCTTGACCGCATTATTCGTGTGGTGTTGGGCGTGGTGCTCGTGGTGATCGCCTATTTGGGCGTGCTCACGGGGGCCTGGCAATGGGTGGCCTATGTTGTGGGCGCGATTGCGCTCATCACCGGCATTGTGGGCTTTTGCCCCCTCTATGCGGTGTTCGGTTTCCAAACCAAGAAGTAG
- a CDS encoding cytochrome c, translating into MPVDYLQLAPTNASQSSESQESTSGKFDAAAAFATYCSVCHGEKGAGGVANPNAEDGVIPALNTKDFAEEFDTAAKIKDVLLNGSMPEKAANATGDPIAMPSYKDQFSSAELDALVAYIQSLSK; encoded by the coding sequence ATGCCGGTAGACTACCTGCAACTGGCGCCCACCAATGCCTCGCAGAGCAGCGAAAGCCAGGAAAGCACCAGCGGTAAATTCGATGCCGCCGCCGCTTTCGCCACCTACTGCAGCGTGTGCCACGGTGAAAAAGGCGCCGGTGGCGTCGCCAACCCCAACGCTGAAGATGGCGTCATCCCTGCCCTCAACACCAAAGACTTTGCCGAAGAATTCGACACCGCGGCCAAAATCAAAGACGTGCTCTTGAACGGCTCCATGCCCGAAAAGGCCGCCAACGCCACGGGTGACCCCATCGCCATGCCTTCCTACAAAGACCAGTTCTCCAGCGCCGAACTGGACGCCCTGGTTGCCTACATCCAAAGCCTGAGCAAGTAA
- a CDS encoding ABC transporter ATP-binding protein, whose amino-acid sequence MKEPVLRLHHLSKHFKDIKAVDNLTLEVHAGECFGFLGPNGAGKTTTIGMILGLLHPTSGHVEVFSRPVTPTHTAPLREVGALVGSPGFYPYLSGRVNLRLLARLYPSADEARVEAVLAHVGLEAAAHRKVRTYSTGMKQRLGLAAALLHQPRLLILDEPTNGLDPVGMAEMRQLLRELTHDGVTVFLSSHLLHEVEQVCDRVAVLNRGQLLAHGPVADLLHGHQDLEAFFMEAITPHPPA is encoded by the coding sequence ATGAAAGAACCCGTGCTTCGATTACACCACCTGAGCAAGCATTTCAAAGACATCAAAGCCGTGGACAACCTGACACTGGAAGTGCATGCCGGGGAATGCTTTGGCTTTTTAGGCCCCAACGGTGCAGGAAAGACCACCACCATCGGCATGATTTTGGGGCTACTGCACCCTACAAGCGGGCACGTAGAAGTGTTTAGCCGTCCCGTGACCCCAACACACACCGCGCCCCTGCGAGAAGTGGGCGCGCTGGTTGGCTCGCCCGGATTTTACCCCTACCTTTCAGGGCGCGTCAACCTGCGCCTGCTGGCACGCCTTTACCCCTCGGCGGACGAAGCGCGCGTCGAAGCCGTGTTAGCCCATGTAGGGCTGGAAGCCGCCGCCCACCGGAAAGTCAGAACCTACTCCACCGGCATGAAGCAACGGCTGGGGCTGGCCGCCGCCCTGCTGCACCAGCCCCGCCTGCTCATTCTGGACGAGCCCACCAACGGCCTCGACCCCGTAGGCATGGCCGAAATGCGGCAACTGCTGCGGGAACTCACTCACGACGGTGTGACCGTTTTCCTCAGTAGCCACCTGCTGCACGAAGTGGAACAGGTTTGCGATCGTGTGGCTGTGCTGAATCGCGGCCAACTGCTGGCCCACGGCCCTGTGGCCGATTTGCTCCACGGCCACCAGGACCTGGAAGCCTTTTTCATGGAAGCGATTACTCCCCATCCCCCTGCGTGA